The following proteins are co-located in the Silene latifolia isolate original U9 population chromosome 1, ASM4854445v1, whole genome shotgun sequence genome:
- the LOC141599586 gene encoding RNA polymerase II C-terminal domain phosphatase-like 3: protein MSSGGGGGGCGGAESGELPDTKPAAASEATNNNNNNNNNNSNSNKNRYWMKDVYKYSYPRGYGGASGLYNLAWAQAVQNKPLNDVLVELDNPKDKNNDSEMKVDDKSDSEKEEGELEEGEIDGEFEDGEDSKDDKSKNGGKKEEVEDGELEMQVSSIRKVLDNVTAAEANKSFDIVCARLRSSLESLRELVLHTWFPSKDDLIKQAFSAFLCVHSVFSTMTPTIRDQNKEKMIRLLNFVMGLSSVLFTSDQRKEVEAMITAINPPPPPSPPKPKSIDKQEELPINDNKAILTDSNTMSVTDGDSDSDFLKRAGLDSPTHQSDKQNSSAVSSAMNQFQANMKAKGGGFSLLLDLHKVHDEDSLPSPTSKSAPTLPFFESGAPPKISHGLYNSTMHLYETPALKAVSSYQQKFGVSSFSTQDNLPSPTPSEDGKDEGVDDLNNEVTSFTTYNSNVKNADPPILTQPRISSPIVTSIPVARELASGNSSGASNMEINTASRSSGKSRDPRLRRLTSNSGSIDLSFCPSPLLPRSSPKLESLGEIMNSKKKAECPVDGNPDSKRQKSGLDITHMSSTNVNEVETVPGNIGPDVKSFLGPATDPRKSIAVTGTPGINSVNASGPVGVISQPVTNDSPMDPLQSLLKGFSGNSAALINIFKNQQKFSDLLPKISHSANSDSVRGQVSLPITAPTISSGASPLQIPSQIAGPQEDLAKHRMKPRDPRRALQSNATQKTDDNKVKVLPNAAIQGVKDNINTNSSPDLPDIAKQFTTKLKNIADIITASETSSVQTPLPVNLDRASVNSSESVKSALRPEEAVADRPSSQNHWGDVEHLFEGYDAQEKAAIQQERARRMDEQKQMFDSRKLCLVLDLDHTLLNSAKFAEVDPRHDEILRKKEEHDREQPQRHLFRFPRMGMWTKLRPGIWNFLEKACKLYELHLYTMGNKLYATEMAKLLDPKGNLFSGRVISRGDDGEPLDGDDKVLKSKDLEGVLGMESSVVIIDDSVRVWPHNKLNLILVERYLYFPCSRRHFGLSGPSLLDCDRDERPEDGTLACCLSVIERLHKNFFANKSLDDVDVRNILASEQRSVLAGCRILFSRVFPVGEANPHLYPLWQTAEQFGAVCTNQIDEQVTHVVANAPGTDKVNWALSTGRFAVYPSWVEASAVLYRRANEQDFAIKP, encoded by the exons ATGAGTAGCGGCGGCGGCGGTGGCGGTTGTGGTGGTGCGGAAAGTGGAGAATTACCGGATACGAAACCAGCAGCGGCATCGGaagcgacgaacaacaacaacaacaacaataataacaatagtaacagCAATAAAAATAGGTATTGGATGAAGGATGTGTATAAATATTCGTATCCTCGAGGTTACGGAGGTGCGTCAGGGTTATACAATTTAGCATGGGCTCAAGCTGTACAGAATAAGCCTCTTAATGATGTTTTAGTCGAGCTCGATAATCCGAAAGATAAGAATAATGATAGTGAAATGAAAGTTGATGATAAATCTGATAGTGAAAAGGAAGAAGGTGAATTGGAGGAAGGTGAAATTGATGGCGAATTCGAGGACGGTGAAGATAGTAAGGATGATAAAAGCAAAAATGGTGGTAAAAAGGAAGAGGTTGAAGATGGTGAATTGGAAATGCAAGTTTCTTCTATTCGTAAAGTTCTTGACAATGTCACTGCTGCTGAAGCTAATAA GTCGTTTGATATCGTGTGCGCTCGATTGAGGAGTTCACTGGAGAGCTTGAGAGAATTGGTGTTGCACACTTGGTTTCCATCCAAAGATGATCTTATAAAACAAGCTTTTTCTGCTTTTCTGTGTGTACACTCT GTGTTTTCTACTATGACCCCTACTATAAGGGATCAGAATAAAGAGAAAATGATAAG GCTTCTCAATTTTGTCATGGGACTCAGTTCTGTTCTTTTTACTTCGGACCAGAGGAAAGAG GTAGAAGCCATGATCACAGCTATCAATCCTCCGCCTCCACCCTCTCCGCCAAAACCCAAGTCAATAGACAAGCAGGAGGAGCTGCCTATAAATGATAATAAAGCAATTCTAACTGATTCTAACACAATGAGTGTTACAGACGGTGACAGTGATTCTGACTTTTTGAAAAGAGCTGGGTTGGACTCACCTACGCATCAATCTGATAAACAGAATAGTAGTGCTGTATCCAGTGCAATGAACCAATTTCAAGCGAACATGAAGGCTAAGGGAGGCGGTTTTAGTCTTCTTCTGGACCTTCACAAAGTTCATGATGAGGACAGTCTCCCTTCTCCAACTAGCAAATCAGCACCCACATTGCCTTTCTTTGAATCAGGTGCTCCTCCAAAGATATCACATGGCTTGTACAATTCTACTATGCATCTTTATGAAACTCCAGCATTGAAAGCTGTCTCCAGTTATCAACAAAAATTTGGTGTGAGTTCCTTTTCGACACAAGATAATCTTCCAAGTCCCACTCCTTCGGAAGATGGAAAGGACGAAGGAGTTGATGATCTCAACAACGAGGTTACTAGTTTTACTACATATAACAGCAATGTTAAGAATGCAGATCCCCCTATCTTGACACAACCACGTATTTCATCTCCCATTGTTACTAGCATTCCAGTTGCCCGAGAATTAGCAAGTGGTAATAGTTCTGGAGCTTCTAATATGGAGATAAATACTGCATCCCGGTCCTCTGGAAAGAGTCGAGATCCTAGGCTTCGACGTCTTACTTCTAATTCAGGCTCTATCGACCTTAGTTTTTGTCCTTCTCCACTGTTGCCTCGTTCGTCCCCTAAATTGGAATCATTGGGGGAGATAATGAATTCAAAGAAGAAGGCTGAATGTCCTGTAGACGGCAATCCTGACTCGAAAAGGCAGAAGAGTGGCCTTGACATTACACATATGTCATCAACAAATGTGAATGAAGTGGAGACTGTGCCTGGAAATATTGGGCCGGATGTTAAAAGTTTTCTTGGACCAGCGACTGATCCTAGGAAATCGATTGCTGTTACTGGTACTCCTGGGATTAATAGTGTAAATGCCAGTGGTCCAGTTGGTGTTATATCACAGCCGGTAACAAATGACAGCCCTATGGATCCCTTGCAATCTTTATTGAAAGGCTTTTCTGGCAATTCAGCAgcattaattaatatatttaagAATCAACAGAAATTCAGTGACCTGCTACCGAAAATATCACATTCAGCAAATTCGGATTCAGTAAGGGGACAAGTGTCATTGCCAATCACTGCTCCAACAATTTCTTCTGGGGCGAGTCCGCTTCAGATCCCTTCTCAGATAGCT GGTCCTCAGGAAGACCTAGCAAAACATCGGATGAAACCTCGTGACCCTCGCCGTGCCTTGCAGTCCAATGCAACTCAAAAGACTGACGATAATAAAGTAAAGGTTTTACCTAATGCAGCCATCCAAGGAGTTAAAGACAATATTAATACAAATTCTTCCCCAGATTTGCCGGATATTGCTAAGCAGTTCACtacaaaattaaaaaatattGCCGACATAATCACTGCCTCTGAAACGTCCAGTGTGCAGACACCACTTCCAGTTAATCTTGACAGAGCAAGTGTTAATTCCAGCGAGTCAGTTAAATCTGCGTTAAGGCCCGAAGAGGCTGTTGCTGATCGTCCTTCATCACAGAATCACTGGGGAGACGTTGAACATCTTTTTGAAGGATATGATGCTCAAGAAAAGGCAGCTATCCAGCAAGAAAGGGCCAGAAGGATGGATGAGCAAAAGCAAATGTTTGATTCCCGCAAGTTGTGCCTTGTGTTAGATTTGGATCACACGCTGCTGAACTCAGCCAAG TTTGCGGAAGTGGATCCTAGACATGATGAGATATTGAGAAAAAAAGAGGAACACGATCGGGAACAACCACAGCGCCATCTTTTTCGTTTCCCACGTATGGGAATGTGGACGAAATTGCGACCTGGTATCTGGAATTTTCTGGAAAAG GCTTGTAAGCTTTATGAACTACATCTTTATACTATGGGGAACAAGTTATATGCTACCGAGATGGCTAAACTGCTAGATCCTAAAGGAAATTTGTTTTCGGGGCGAGTGATCTCACGAGGGGATGATGGTGAACCCTTGGACGGGGATGATAAGGTGCTCAAGAGTAAAGATTTAGAGGGTGTTCTGGGTATGGAATCTTCCGTTGTAATCATAGATGATTCTGTTAGAGTTTGGCCTCATAACAAGCTAAACCTAATACTTGTGGAAAG GTATCTTTATTTCCCTTGTAGTAGGAGACACTTTGGGCTTTCAGGTCCTTCTCTTCTTGATTGTGATCGCGATGAGAGACCAGAGGATGGAACCTTGGCATGCTGTTTAAGT GTCATAGAGAGATTGCATAAGAACTTTTTTGCCAACAAGTCACTAGATGATGTGGACGTTAGAAACATCTTGGCTTCTGAGCAAAGAAGTGTTTTGGCTGGCTGCCGTATTCTTTTCAGCAGGGTTTTCCCTGTTGGGGAAGCCAATCCGCATTTATATCCCCTTTGGCAGACAGCTGAGCAATTTGGTGCCGTCTGTACCAACCAAATCGATGAACAAGTCACCCATGTAGTAGCCAATGCTCCAGGAACAGATAAG GTGAACTGGGCTCTTTCAACCGGAAGATTTGCTGTGTACCCTAGCTG GGTGGAAGCTTCTGCTGTACTTTATCGAAGGGCAAACGAGCAGGATTTTGCTATTAAACCTTAA
- the LOC141599595 gene encoding putative aquaporin PIP2-6, protein MTGDVEAAAAVPAAEEEEVPKVAYKDPPPSLFLDTKELRRWSFYRALLAEFIATLLFLYISVSTVIGYKSQSSHDDCRGADILGIAWAFGGMIFILVYCTAGVSGGHINPAVTFGLLLARKLTLARAILYMVSQCLGAICGVGLVKAIQHSNYNQFGGGANVLSTGYSKSTGLCAEIIGTFFLVYSVFSATDPKRRARDSHIPVLAPLPIGFAVFMVHLATIPITGTGINPARSFGAAVIFNDKKAWDDQWIFWVGPFIGAAIVVVYYQYILRAGFAKAVESFMNSSSPNVCDDE, encoded by the exons atgactGGCGATGTagaagcagcagcagcagtcccagcagcagaagaagaagaagtgccaAAAGTAGCCTATAAAGACCCTCCACCATCACTCTTCCTTGATACTAAGGAATTAAGAAGATGGTCATTTTACAGAGCTCTTCTTGCAGAATTCATTGCTACTCTTCTGTTCTTGTATATCTCGGTTTCGACCGTTATAGGTTACAAGAGCCAAAGTAGTCACGATGATTGCCGTGGTGCTGATATTCTTGGCATTGCTTGGGCTTTTGGTGGCATGATCTTTATTCTTGTTTACTGCACTGCTGGTGTTTCCG GTGGACATATAAACCCAGCAGTGacatttggattattattggctAGGAAACTGACACTAGCAAGGGCCATATTGTACATGGTGTCCCAATGTTTAGGGGCCATATGTGGAGTTGGACTAGTGAAGGCCATACAACATAGCAACTACAATCAGTTTGGTGGTGGAGCCAATGTGTTATCCACCGGCTATAGCAAGTCAACTGGCCTTTGTGCTGAAATTATTGGCACCTTTTTCCTGGTTTACTCTGTTTTCTCTGCTACTGATCCTAAACGCAGAGCTAGGGACTCCCATATTCCT GTATTGGCTCCTCTTCCAATTGGATTTGCTGTGTTTATGGTTCACCTAGCCACCATCCCAATTACCGGCACCGGTATCAACCCGGCTAGAAGTTTCGGAGCTGCCGTGATCTTCAATGATAAAAAAGCTTGGGACGATCAA TGGATTTTCTGGGTCGGACCATTCATCGGAGCTGCAATAGTTGTGGTTTACTATCAATATATCTTGAGAGCGGGTTTTGCAAAGGCGGTTGAGTCGTTCATGAACTCGAGCTCCCCCAATGTGTGTGACGATGAATAA